AATCAAGTTCTGCTACTATAACAACACAAATTGAGACCAGGCAAGGAAGAGGGAAAAATCCGAGTCAATGGGCTAAGTATTGATTTCTGCGATGTTGAGACATTCATTGGCAATTTTCTCTAATCACATTAGGAAATGTTTTATCTGCGCCAAGTATGCGTACATTCATCcaatagaaattttattaatttagattttgtttattttataattttttttaatacatttaaaagaattaattaataatgaaaagTAAATTGACTTCCTCTTGAAAGTAATTTTttacactaaaattttattaatacttataaatataaatttattaaaatattttattttttaaattataattaaataataaaaaataaattattcaattgaaaaatatcttttaaatataaattattttttaaaacaaacagaatgttaaataaaaaatctactatGATTTTacctaatatattatttattgattgatGGGTGTATTGTATTTAATTATAGGTTACAAACTGTTTACTGTTATTGggaaatcaataaaataattctctTAATTAGATTATGCAAATTATTGTTTAACCcttaatttacaaaatatttatagtttttttaagGCTTTAACATATGCATGTCACCTGCGATtggttgaattttaatttaaataaaaagaattaaaatattctaaattaATGATTTTACTCGATCAATGTTGTATAATATTCagctcaaattaaaaaatttatttaatttaaaatttaattttaatttttcaataattcaatttcattttcttttacttATAATGCTTTGTTTATTCTATTCTatgtttttagaaaaaaaaaattattttttaattaattattattagatgttaataaataaaaaaacttaactaaatttaaaatcagCGCAAAGTTTAAAAAATTGTCGGGATGAAACTCAAATCAAaaggaattaaattaaattaaactaattcgatttaatttattaaaagctTTAATTATCTTCTTAATTCACTTcgatttaatttgtttaatttcGTAACCGAATCAATCAATGGATGAGCAGTTTTTGGTTACACCAAATCCAAAATGAAGTTAGATTTGATTCAtttgttatgtttttaattCAATATTCCAAGTGTAAATTCAATCCCAACCcctaaagcaaaaataaattccaaataaattaattttaacaacctaattgattttatttttcctcaaTTTTTATAccgtattaaataatttttctatcaTATTAATAATTGATTGAACATTCTCAATCTCCTTATTAGGAATCATAACTTCGATTGAAACTGCTTGAGCATTTAATTGAACATTCATTGGAGTTGTTTTCAACAAcattattaatttcattaaatacaatttttttttaaaaaaaaatcaatttatttaaattttcccACAATTAGTTATTCTAAATAGGGATAATTGTATTCTAGAATCAGTTATTGGGATGGCTGGATATACTTTTGCCTTAAAGGATCTATATAACTTGATATTAATTGGGAACAATGGTAGCCAAATCAGAAGGGCTATGGCTACCTTATGGACTCTCAATAGCAACCCAACAATGGACTTGGGGTCCATAATGCCTTTTGGCTGGGCTTGGACAAAGACATTAGAGTTTATGACGAGAAAATAGAACTAAGatttatcatatataaaaaGTCAGATTCAGCAGAATCAATGCTCAACTATGAAGGTGGTGGTGATTTGAATTGACATGGCCATTGTGCAGCTGATGGTGGTGgttgtggtggtggtggtgttgGTGGTGGTGATAGTCCATGCCGCTGCCATTTTCTGAAGCTTTTGCCATTTCTGACCATATTCCGGTTGGTGGGTCTCTTGTTAGCTCTAATAAAGAGTCCCTCACGTAATCTGCTTGAACCATTTCGCTGTCCTTCTTCTGCCATGCAAATTCACGTATAAGAACAAATTTTTACCAATTGAGATCGACTCGACTGCTACATTTCTATGTAATTTCAGAACATTTGTCTATAACTTTATttgtttcaaaaaaattattttttaaaaatattttttaatgtttgaaatactaaaaaaaaaattaccctTTTAATATTACCTCTACTTTGAGAACATTTGAGACAAGGCCTCTGAAGCTGGTTACATTAGCATTGGTAACTTCTAAGCCAAGAGAATCCAAAGCCTCCATCAACCTCACAAAACCTCCAGGCTTGTGCTCACAGAATACCTTTACAAAGAACTCATTTCCATCTATTTGAGCCACTTCAACTTGCAcctaattttcataattatcttAATTACCAACCAAAATcccaaaaagaaattaaatggaaGAACATGAAATTCATACAAATGTAATGTACCTCCATCTGCTGTCCCTTGTCATGAGAAATTTCTGATGCCTTGTGATTTAGTTTGGAGCAGCTAACTTCTGATGCCCCCACATCAAATCCATTCACAAAACCTCCATTTTGATTCAGAATTTCTTGTGGGATGTTGTTGTTGTGGTTACCATTTTTAGCTCTTTCATCATCTGAATGTTCTTCAAGCTCATCTTGTAGTTCTTTGGCTTGCTTCTGCAACTCCTTCACAAATTCAATTGCATCTCCAAGTATGGCTGCCTTATTCAGCTGAATCATcacatataaaattaatcaaatataaatcaacatattttttttcttatatacCATCCAGCATTGGAAATCTACTGGCCGAACTAATTCGGATTCATGCTGAACAAACCCATTAAGGGACCTCTCATAGGGAGAGAAACTGTGCCATTCCATCTCAGGTAATATGAAAGAAGGGGAAAAAGAAGATGGACCTTACATTTGAAATTTTGGGAACCAAAGCCCTGAGATCATAGAGCCTCCCATTAAgccttttcctcctcctcctctcagCAAAAAGATTTTTAGCTTGAGGCCCTCTTCCTGGCCTTCTCCTATACTTAGCATCATTCTCATCATCATTCTGATCACTGCAATCCGAGATTGAATCTGATCTCCCATTCTCCTGCTTCACTGAGTCCTTATCATTACCTTGCTGCTCCTTATTTGCAGAGGATTCCGTAAACTTCATGTGCATGTTTTCTGTATTGTTCATCACCATGGATTTCTGCAAAGCATCCATATCTTGCACACCTTCAAAGAACATATCATTTTTATTCTtgttttcctgatcattgtaaTTGAATTGCTGCAGGAATTTCATGTCACATAGATGGATCCTATCAGCTGATATGTCATATGGCAGATTCAAATTCTCTAATGCTGTTGCTGGGGAAACTGGAGCCTGGAATTGATTCATTTGATGATCCTTGTGTTCAGTATCATGACCATCGGCTATAAATGGTCTTGATTGTTGTTCACTTATCATGTTCACATTAGCTGAGAAACCTGTTTCCATGTTGGTTGAGTTTATTATGGCTTCTTGTTCCATTAATATGCTGCATTGAGATGTTATAAAATTTATGACATTTTGATCTTCAGACACCTGTGACAAGATAGACAACTTTCTTCAATTTTCTATTTATCTTAATTTCCTTGAGGAAAGAAAATTCCAGGCTAATTTATTCATGCAACAAGAAGAAAAATCATACTTGCTTAGTAACAAACAGCTCAATTATTCCTCCAGCCACTGGTATCAAAGCTCTAGTTCCAACTGTTCCCTGACAAAGTATAATCATATGAGATCAAACAAAttcattttttcttaattatataaaaagaatagaaataattaattacttacTTCAAGAACACTTGAATCACAGCTATTAGAGAAATTTAGCCATCTGGGTTGGTTTGATAACAAGGTCTGTGCATGAACCCTGCATATAAATTCGTGTCATTAATAAGAATATACATTCTACGTGATGAAAGAAGAAAGAGTAATTAATTGGGCAGACGAATAAATGAAGAATTACCCAGAATCTAAGGGCATTGAAGAAGGCAGTTGGGCCAGAAGTTCACAAGATTTTGTTCTTGGGTGCTGGAAGATGACATCCCTGCAAGCCATGGCTGATGAAGAAGATACAGGAAATTGAAGTTCTTCTGCACCATTTTGCATGTTCTCATTTCCACCACAGCAACAATCAATCCATTCAAGAAACCTTCAGAAGAAAGAAACACATGAGGGAgacaagaagaaagagagaaataatgatatatgttgTTTCCACTAACCTTTGATCATCACTCAATTTCCAAAGAACGCAATAATCCCAGCCTTTCAAACCCACAAGAGGCCTGAGTCTCTCCATGGAATCTTGAAACACGATCATGATGTAATTTACCTACAATGATTGATTAAAGACACAGCAGAAACTTGGAAGGAATTTCACATGCTAAAATACTCCACTGTTGTTCTCAGTGAAAAAGAACAAACAAACCAAAAATAAACAGACAAAACATACGCACTAAAATCCATCATAAAGCACAAAACTGTTAGCCAAAACATACTAAAGAGATCACATTCACATGCACACTTTATCTACGATACTCTCACAAGTACCTAAACAACAAAAAGAGAGACCCGCAAGAGTCTGATAAGGGTATATATATCTTCTCCCACCACCAAAATCTCCGTGGCTGGCTACCTCTTGTGAGCTAGTGAACAAATTAGGCaagaaaaaacaaaagcaaCAGTGATTCATACGAACTTCAAATGACAGCAATGGTTAACTGCACTGTAATCTCCCAACAGAAGAAACCAAAGAAATCTCAAAACACCCATCATCTCATCTCATCAGCACACCTCGAAAATAAAAGCAAAGATTTATATCTTGTTTTGGGTTTTCTTTAACAAAGAATTTATTCATAGaaggtttatgtttatatatcaCTAAGTGTTTATATCTGGTAGGTGAGCTGCAGTGCTTGCGTGAGGAAGAttatacttttctttttcttttaattttctctCATTGAGAAATGCTAATTGTACTTAAAGTGCATGCATGATCTTTGTATTACGAGCTAGAATTTTATCTTAGAACCACTAGATCATGTAATTGAGCAAACCCATCAATGGCTGAGACGTGACATTTAAGAATGATAACGTAAGTGGGTATGTGTAATTAGAATCTtttgagtatattattttggctGATATGATGGAAGGAGCATATTGCATGAGCTAAGATGGCGTACAAAACCCTAACTACCTCATATAAggtcttttattcattttggttAAGTATTCTTTCATGTCTCAACTACTCTTACAACATTGAACCGAAAATGAACACGTACGCatgagtaaagtcttatgttatTGTAGTATGGGAATCTCATTACAACGAGGAATTAGGGCAAATATTGATTTGGTTGTCTCCCATCTTGATGATAGTATACCTTGTTGGAACAGATTCATTCTTGCTTTTTGTTTTTAACACCTACGTAATATGGATTCTATAACTCATCGTTTTGgatatataatcaaaataattgaaGCATTCCACACTCAAGGCCATACTACATGCTTAATTTGAACACCTACTTAGCCTttctgaatatatatataagttatcCATGATTTAATTACGAAGAAAATATGCgataatttttagttaattaatttggtTTTATTCAAAATAgaattcattattttaaaattatttactttaaatttaataattaaaattaaattattaattaaatcaattaattgAATAAGTTCAAGTAAAATCAAATTACTCTAatacttaataaaaaaattaattaaaacatatGTGTTGAATATTTATAAGCTAGATtcgattatataaataattaattaaatatatttttatatatttttaataatatatttattttttataaatagcgTATATTAAATAACTAGAATTAGAGTAATTTACTATATATATTTGagataaattcaaataatttaaattaaattttagtgaaatttaaaataaatttttatattaaatatattaattagattataattCGAGTAGGCGATTTTCGCTCTCCTCTTCCGGTAACTACATttgctattatttttttagaacttTAGTCCTTATTGTATTTAGGACTAATATTATTGGGCCCTCTCTCTCTATCTGTTAAAGAGAGAAATTTCTCTCCCTCCCCTGTTCTTTGTTCATCTGAGGCGCTAGGCTTGTCACTTGCCGACCAACAGTCTTCCTTCTTGTAAGGGCTTTCTTGTTGAAAAtagatataaataataaataatttatttaaaaaatattactgtTATGCAgatataatttattctaattaattaaaataattttataatttattttaattaattaaaaattaataaatattaataaatattttttaattaataaaataaaaatattttaatattttaatataattttaaaattaaagaatattttaattagttagaaTAGATTACAGCAATacaatatcaatttttttttttgaaatggacaATATCAAAACTTTTAATAGGTGAACAAAATTGAGCACACAGACAAAAAGGTGGTCTCGTGTATGGCGTACGTGTGGAAATTAACTAAATGAAAATGTTTGGCAGGATCTAGCTAGTTTTCGCTAAATGTTATATTAATTCCTAATTAAGTTGGGCCTTTATACATATACAGCCCATTTTGATTCTATCTGCAATTACTTAGAAGGGAATTCTATCAAAATGCTTGGTGGAAAATTGCCTGCTTCTCTTCTTTTCGGCATAACTAAACCATAAT
This sequence is a window from Manihot esculenta cultivar AM560-2 chromosome 4, M.esculenta_v8, whole genome shotgun sequence. Protein-coding genes within it:
- the LOC110614090 gene encoding transcription factor ABORTED MICROSPORES, whose amino-acid sequence is MSQRCSRCPTKGKLLASPLSQIVLLLRSPEWRYSNKVNYIMIVFQDSMERLRPLVGLKGWDYCVLWKLSDDQRFLEWIDCCCGGNENMQNGAEELQFPVSSSSAMACRDVIFQHPRTKSCELLAQLPSSMPLDSGVHAQTLLSNQPRWLNFSNSCDSSVLEGTVGTRALIPVAGGIIELFVTKQVSEDQNVINFITSQCSILMEQEAIINSTNMETGFSANVNMISEQQSRPFIADGHDTEHKDHQMNQFQAPVSPATALENLNLPYDISADRIHLCDMKFLQQFNYNDQENKNKNDMFFEGVQDMDALQKSMVMNNTENMHMKFTESSANKEQQGNDKDSVKQENGRSDSISDCSDQNDDENDAKYRRRPGRGPQAKNLFAERRRRKRLNGRLYDLRALVPKISNLNKAAILGDAIEFVKELQKQAKELQDELEEHSDDERAKNGNHNNNIPQEILNQNGGFVNGFDVGASEVSCSKLNHKASEISHDKGQQMEVQVEVAQIDGNEFFVKVFCEHKPGGFVRLMEALDSLGLEVTNANVTSFRGLVSNVLKVEKKDSEMVQADYVRDSLLELTRDPPTGIWSEMAKASENGSGMDYHHHQHHHHHNHHHQLHNGHVNSNHHHLHS